A stretch of Flexivirga aerilata DNA encodes these proteins:
- the recF gene encoding DNA replication/repair protein RecF (All proteins in this family for which functions are known are DNA-binding proteins that assist the filamentation of RecA onto DNA for the initiation of recombination or recombinational repair.), with translation MFVRHLTLQDFRSYESADLELTSGVTTFVGLNGQGKTNIVEALGYLASLSSHRVAQDAPLVRAGAGQAIVRAAVLRDGREQQLELEINPGRANRARLGRSPLTRPRDLLGKLRTVLFAPEDLALVKGDPSERRRFLDDLLVARQPRWAGARADYDKILKQRNALLKTARTAADRQAALATLPVWDSHLAKVGANLVYARLRLLRDLQPYLQLAYDEVSAGQSDARTSYKSSMYDELADQLAAGEVPDVGELEAGFAKTFEQQHRAEVERGQTLVGPHRDDVVLQLGSLPAKGYASHGESWSFALGLRIAAFQLLRHDLGTDPVLVLDDVFAELDAGRRRRLALMVADCEQVLITAAVGDDVPDSLTGRTFTVTLGQVKADDD, from the coding sequence GTGTTCGTGCGTCACCTGACCTTGCAGGACTTCCGGTCCTACGAGTCGGCCGACCTCGAACTCACGAGCGGCGTCACGACGTTCGTCGGCCTGAACGGGCAGGGCAAGACCAACATCGTCGAGGCGCTCGGCTACCTGGCGAGCCTCTCCTCGCACCGGGTCGCGCAGGACGCGCCGCTGGTGCGCGCCGGCGCAGGGCAGGCGATCGTGCGGGCCGCGGTCCTGCGCGACGGCCGCGAGCAGCAGCTGGAGCTCGAGATCAACCCCGGCCGCGCCAACCGGGCGCGCCTCGGCCGGTCGCCGCTCACCCGCCCGCGCGACCTGCTCGGCAAGCTGCGCACCGTGCTCTTCGCGCCGGAGGACCTTGCCCTGGTCAAGGGCGACCCGAGCGAACGCCGCCGGTTCCTCGACGATCTGCTCGTCGCCCGGCAACCGCGCTGGGCGGGGGCGCGCGCCGACTACGACAAGATCCTGAAGCAACGCAACGCGTTGCTGAAAACCGCTCGTACCGCTGCGGATCGGCAGGCCGCGCTCGCGACCCTGCCGGTCTGGGACAGCCATCTGGCGAAGGTGGGTGCCAACCTCGTCTACGCCCGGTTGCGGCTGTTGCGCGACCTGCAGCCCTACCTCCAGCTGGCGTATGACGAGGTCAGCGCCGGCCAGTCGGACGCGCGGACGTCATACAAGAGCTCGATGTATGACGAACTGGCCGACCAGCTCGCCGCCGGGGAGGTGCCGGACGTCGGCGAGCTCGAGGCGGGATTTGCCAAGACGTTCGAGCAGCAGCACCGCGCCGAGGTCGAGCGCGGCCAGACGCTGGTCGGCCCGCACCGCGACGACGTCGTGCTGCAGCTCGGCTCGTTGCCGGCCAAGGGGTATGCCAGTCACGGCGAGTCGTGGTCCTTCGCGCTCGGCCTGCGGATCGCGGCCTTCCAACTCTTGCGGCACGACCTCGGCACCGACCCGGTGCTGGTGCTGGACGACGTCTTCGCCGAGCTCGACGCCGGCCGCCGGCGCCGCCTCGCGCTGATGGTCGCCGACTGCGAACAGGTGCTGATCACCGCAGCGGTCGGCGACGACGTGCCCGACTCGCTGACCGGCCGCACCTTCACCGTCACTCTCGGGCAGGTGAAGGCCGATGACGACTGA
- the gnd gene encoding phosphogluconate dehydrogenase (NAD(+)-dependent, decarboxylating) codes for MKERRGMQLGLIGLGKMGGNMRDRLKAAGIDVIGYDTNPEISDVKDLKELVGKLEAPRNVWVMVPAGKVTQSVIDELGGLLDKGDLVIDGGNSKFTDDAKHEKELAEKGIGFVDCGVSGGVWGKENGYALMVGGSPENVERLMPVFDALRPEGPRDESFVHAGDVGAGHYVKMVHNGIEYGMMQAYAEGYELLEAKEIVKDVPAAFKAWTRGTVVRSWLQELTAAALAKDGNLSGIEGFVNDSGEGRWTVQEGVEYGVPMPVISGSLYQRFFSRQGTDSPAMKAVAAMRNEFGGHAVTKKGEKGIVTDH; via the coding sequence ATCAAGGAAAGGCGCGGCATGCAACTCGGATTGATCGGCCTGGGCAAGATGGGCGGCAACATGCGTGACCGCCTGAAGGCCGCGGGCATCGACGTGATCGGCTATGACACCAACCCGGAGATTTCCGACGTCAAGGACCTCAAGGAGCTCGTCGGCAAGCTCGAGGCCCCCCGCAACGTGTGGGTGATGGTGCCGGCCGGCAAGGTCACCCAGTCGGTGATCGACGAACTCGGCGGCCTGCTCGACAAGGGCGACCTGGTGATCGACGGCGGCAACAGCAAGTTCACCGACGACGCCAAGCACGAGAAGGAGCTCGCCGAGAAGGGCATCGGCTTCGTCGACTGCGGCGTCTCCGGCGGCGTCTGGGGCAAGGAGAACGGCTACGCGCTCATGGTCGGCGGCTCGCCCGAGAACGTCGAGCGCCTGATGCCGGTCTTCGACGCGCTCCGCCCCGAGGGCCCGCGCGACGAGAGCTTCGTGCACGCCGGCGACGTCGGCGCCGGTCACTACGTCAAGATGGTCCACAACGGCATCGAGTACGGGATGATGCAGGCGTATGCCGAGGGCTACGAGCTCCTCGAGGCCAAGGAGATCGTCAAGGACGTCCCCGCCGCGTTCAAGGCCTGGACCCGCGGCACCGTGGTGCGGTCCTGGCTGCAGGAGCTCACCGCGGCCGCGCTCGCCAAGGACGGCAACCTCAGCGGCATCGAAGGCTTCGTCAACGACTCCGGCGAGGGCCGCTGGACGGTGCAGGAGGGCGTCGAGTACGGCGTCCCGATGCCGGTCATCTCCGGCTCGCTCTACCAGCGCTTCTTCTCCCGCCAGGGCACCGACTCCCCCGCGATGAAGGCCGTCGCCGCCATGCGCAACGAGTTCGGCGGCCACGCGGTCACCAAGAAGGGCGAGAAGGGCATCGTCACCGACCACTGA
- a CDS encoding class I SAM-dependent methyltransferase, whose protein sequence is MTSRATSFGAVAAAYERFRPGYPDELVDLVLDYAGQPVRTALEIGAGTGKATRAFAARGIAVTATDPDAAMLTELRRHVPDTVTVRQGTLEQLDQPDDLDPAGGFDLVFAAAALHWTDPATRWSRISRLLGSRGVFASFGGPMDLADPDLDATVADITRPYLGGDHHIPAPDGTAADSAMQWPGSELLTVSGFTDIRQETIARAVPLSRDDFIGHLGTISAYLQLPQRDRAEVLEQVRAVLPARVTLRADLIVHLARLTAPVGRAPRPAS, encoded by the coding sequence ATGACGAGCCGGGCCACCAGTTTCGGCGCGGTCGCCGCGGCATACGAGCGGTTTCGGCCGGGCTATCCGGATGAGCTGGTCGACCTGGTGCTCGACTACGCCGGACAACCGGTGCGCACCGCGCTGGAGATCGGGGCGGGCACCGGCAAGGCCACCCGCGCCTTCGCCGCCCGCGGAATCGCTGTCACCGCAACGGATCCCGACGCCGCCATGCTGACCGAGCTGCGTCGGCACGTGCCGGACACCGTCACGGTCCGGCAGGGCACGCTCGAACAGCTGGACCAACCCGACGACCTGGACCCGGCCGGCGGCTTCGATCTGGTTTTCGCCGCCGCGGCGTTGCACTGGACCGATCCGGCGACCCGGTGGAGCAGAATTTCCCGATTGCTTGGCAGCAGAGGAGTTTTCGCGTCCTTCGGTGGACCGATGGATCTCGCCGACCCCGACCTCGACGCCACGGTTGCGGACATCACCCGCCCCTACCTCGGCGGCGACCACCACATCCCCGCGCCGGACGGCACCGCGGCCGACAGTGCGATGCAGTGGCCCGGCAGCGAGCTGCTGACGGTGAGCGGGTTCACCGACATACGGCAGGAGACGATCGCGCGAGCGGTGCCGCTGAGCCGCGACGATTTCATCGGACACCTCGGCACGATCTCGGCCTATCTGCAACTGCCCCAACGTGATCGGGCCGAGGTCCTCGAACAGGTCCGCGCTGTCCTGCCCGCGCGGGTGACGCTGCGGGCCGACCTGATCGTGCACCTCGCGCGACTCACTGCGCCGGTGGGGCGAGCACCCCGTCCAGCCAGCTGA
- a CDS encoding DUF721 domain-containing protein: MTTEDGRNGQEPDTPGNLADDASENDGTDALDAARDALRRARLSARDKGFRPGAPVRRRARKAGDLGTGRARDDGRDPGVLGDQLDKLLVDRGWQVDVAAGSVMGRWEEIVGPDVAAHARPVTFTDGVLTVRAESTAWATQLRLLSSTLLGKMEQAVGPDVVQELRVVGPNAPSWAKGPRKAHGGRGPRDTYG, encoded by the coding sequence ATGACGACTGAGGACGGCCGGAACGGGCAGGAGCCGGACACGCCGGGGAATCTTGCGGACGATGCCTCGGAGAACGACGGCACCGACGCGCTCGACGCGGCACGCGATGCGCTGCGCCGCGCCCGACTGAGCGCACGGGACAAGGGTTTTCGGCCCGGCGCGCCCGTGCGGCGCCGGGCCCGCAAGGCCGGCGACCTCGGCACCGGACGCGCCCGCGACGACGGCCGCGACCCCGGAGTGCTCGGCGACCAACTCGACAAGCTGCTGGTCGACCGCGGCTGGCAGGTCGACGTCGCGGCCGGCTCGGTCATGGGCCGGTGGGAGGAGATCGTCGGGCCCGACGTCGCGGCCCACGCCCGGCCGGTGACCTTCACCGACGGGGTGCTGACCGTGCGCGCCGAATCCACCGCGTGGGCCACCCAGCTGCGGCTGCTCAGCTCGACGCTCCTCGGCAAGATGGAACAGGCCGTCGGACCCGACGTGGTGCAGGAACTGCGGGTCGTCGGACCCAACGCGCCGAGTTGGGCGAAGGGTCCGCGCAAGGCGCACGGTGGCCGCGGACCGCGCGACACCTACGGATGA
- a CDS encoding DUF3422 family protein yields the protein MTTEVEHPLRRPLLDELHARAAPRFSAPARVVHLALKDPGDSVARDRAEDRRMLSELAGEPVPDRRSFEFERRGYTIDWENHTEYAGYTALLRNNRSAPFSADPAALFPPEWEASGNARRIAAVVIEVLPMPADDAQLVAQLEQWLDPRRTIVMRVLDGGAVIAGDFRRDEYGYTRFVVFVSPETGPGRTGYTVQRLLDLETYRALAMIGFLSSRELTSRLNQLDPKLRTLVEHVDSEERNAEEVLHELLTLTGELEALAMQNDFRLGATQAYAAIVESRLDALGDERFRGRQTLRDFLARRYEPSIRTAFAGEARLDRMLSRASRAGDLLRTRVDVSRTAQNQELLRSLDERGEMQLQLQTTVEGLSVIAISYYAIALLSYVLAPFAEEHGLNKAWVLACCVPVVIALTWCGMRMIRGRIHRRMTHPHDSR from the coding sequence GTGACTACCGAGGTCGAACACCCGCTGCGGCGGCCACTGCTCGATGAGCTCCACGCCCGGGCGGCGCCGCGCTTCAGCGCGCCGGCGCGGGTGGTGCACCTGGCCCTGAAGGACCCCGGCGACTCCGTCGCGCGCGACCGTGCCGAGGACCGGCGGATGCTGTCGGAGCTCGCCGGCGAGCCGGTGCCGGACCGGCGCAGCTTCGAGTTCGAGCGGCGCGGCTACACCATCGACTGGGAGAACCACACCGAGTACGCCGGGTACACCGCGCTGCTGCGCAACAACCGGTCCGCGCCGTTCTCGGCCGACCCGGCCGCGCTCTTCCCGCCCGAATGGGAGGCGTCAGGCAACGCCCGGCGCATCGCCGCGGTCGTCATCGAGGTGCTGCCTATGCCGGCCGACGACGCGCAGCTCGTCGCGCAACTCGAGCAGTGGCTCGATCCGCGTCGCACCATCGTCATGCGGGTGCTCGACGGCGGCGCGGTCATTGCCGGCGACTTCCGCCGCGACGAGTACGGGTACACCCGTTTCGTCGTCTTCGTCTCCCCCGAGACCGGCCCCGGCCGCACCGGTTACACCGTCCAGCGGCTGCTCGACCTCGAGACCTACCGGGCGCTGGCGATGATCGGCTTCCTCAGCTCCCGGGAGCTGACCTCGCGGCTCAACCAGCTCGACCCGAAACTGCGCACCCTCGTCGAGCACGTCGACTCCGAGGAGCGCAACGCCGAGGAGGTGCTGCACGAATTGCTCACTCTCACCGGCGAATTGGAAGCCCTCGCGATGCAGAACGACTTCCGCCTCGGTGCCACCCAGGCGTATGCCGCCATCGTCGAGAGCAGGCTGGACGCCCTCGGCGACGAGCGCTTCCGCGGCCGGCAGACGCTGCGCGACTTCCTCGCCCGGCGCTACGAACCCTCGATCCGGACCGCCTTCGCCGGCGAGGCGCGGCTGGACCGGATGCTGAGCCGCGCGAGCCGCGCCGGCGACCTGCTGCGCACCCGCGTCGACGTCTCCCGCACCGCCCAGAACCAGGAGCTGCTGCGATCGCTCGACGAACGCGGCGAGATGCAGCTGCAACTGCAGACGACGGTCGAGGGCCTGTCGGTCATCGCGATCAGCTACTACGCGATCGCGCTGCTCTCCTATGTCCTCGCGCCGTTCGCCGAGGAGCACGGGCTGAACAAGGCCTGGGTGCTCGCCTGTTGCGTGCCGGTCGTGATCGCCCTCACCTGGTGCGGCATGCGGATGATCCGGGGACGCATCCATCGCCGGATGACCCACCCCCACGACAGCCGGTGA
- a CDS encoding alpha/beta hydrolase-fold protein: MSLTGDAFYYALIAGTVLMAVLSLLLWGRVRGPGVVRVAQRLVLLVLCQVCAIAVAGTWVNNHYGLYASWSDLLGTNSSSHLVMSGPPPQTADFTRYEGGTVSTFFRGPHSRLAGQVIVWTPPQYAEKAYRHTNFPVIELLHGDPGEPQDWITRGGMPGRLAQFMADGRIKPALVVMPQIYPGGVETDCSDTSQSKVATWMAQDVPALLDRHFRVEHTPRAWALVGISTGGLCAIKLPMQYPKVFGIGAGMDADPFAGDPSVLTDTAERVRNAPLELATKRPPVQLYAATSAQDTWSPPSNIAALAAAVRPPTVLAPAYIERDGGHNWQTWARMEPALFSWLDGVLAPPAQ; encoded by the coding sequence GTGAGCCTGACGGGGGACGCGTTCTACTACGCCTTGATCGCGGGCACGGTGCTGATGGCCGTGCTGTCGCTGCTGCTGTGGGGCCGGGTGCGGGGCCCGGGAGTGGTGCGCGTCGCCCAGCGACTGGTGCTGCTGGTGCTCTGTCAGGTGTGTGCGATCGCGGTCGCCGGCACGTGGGTCAACAACCACTACGGCCTCTATGCCTCGTGGTCGGACCTGCTCGGCACCAACTCCTCGTCGCACCTGGTGATGTCCGGACCGCCCCCGCAGACCGCCGACTTCACCCGTTACGAGGGCGGCACGGTCAGCACCTTCTTCCGCGGTCCGCACTCACGGCTGGCCGGTCAGGTGATCGTCTGGACGCCGCCGCAGTATGCCGAAAAGGCCTACCGCCACACGAATTTCCCGGTCATCGAGTTGCTGCACGGTGACCCGGGCGAGCCGCAGGACTGGATCACCCGGGGCGGCATGCCGGGCCGCCTGGCGCAGTTCATGGCCGACGGGAGGATAAAACCCGCGCTTGTGGTGATGCCGCAGATCTATCCCGGCGGCGTCGAGACCGACTGCTCGGACACCTCGCAGTCGAAGGTCGCGACCTGGATGGCGCAGGACGTCCCGGCACTGCTCGACCGGCACTTCCGGGTCGAGCACACGCCGCGGGCGTGGGCGCTGGTCGGCATCTCCACCGGCGGCCTGTGCGCGATCAAGCTGCCCATGCAATATCCGAAGGTGTTCGGGATCGGGGCCGGCATGGACGCCGACCCGTTCGCCGGGGACCCGTCGGTGCTGACCGACACCGCCGAGCGGGTGCGCAACGCGCCGCTGGAGCTGGCCACGAAGCGTCCGCCGGTGCAGCTCTACGCGGCGACTAGCGCACAGGACACGTGGAGTCCGCCGTCCAACATCGCGGCGCTCGCCGCGGCGGTGCGGCCGCCCACCGTGCTCGCCCCGGCATACATCGAGCGCGACGGTGGGCACAACTGGCAGACCTGGGCCCGCATGGAACCGGCGTTGTTCAGCTGGCTGGACGGGGTGCTCGCCCCACCGGCGCAGTGA